One Lacticaseibacillus rhamnosus genomic window carries:
- a CDS encoding AraC family transcriptional regulator, whose protein sequence is MELAILKQLQSLTDVEKKQKEHHVFSDDIPPTAIDLRESKTANVPVLNDYFFRNHAIYVSKHNRYAPYPLHTHQFFEMNYMLQGHADETVNGQRVHLSQGDVLLLDIGSEHSIDALGDNDLLINILFRDRNISIDFLNQIQSQQSVLYDFMINHLRKQKTKQRYVLFRNGFHDIQITLERIIEEYFRPRAFSDTIIQSELTVLIAELIRGHQPTIKDPSPSQKLAVKLLNDIHEHYRDLSLEDLANKYAYNKNYLGNLFSKEVGKTFSEALTQERLINARRLIQNTKKPISEICLEVGISNKSFFYHKYHALFGNTPKDDRLHTTGYISPDHTNPPLTIL, encoded by the coding sequence ATGGAATTAGCAATTTTAAAGCAGTTGCAAAGTTTGACTGATGTCGAAAAAAAGCAGAAAGAGCATCATGTTTTTAGCGATGACATTCCGCCAACCGCGATTGACTTGCGGGAATCAAAAACGGCTAACGTCCCGGTTTTAAACGATTATTTTTTCCGCAATCACGCCATTTATGTCAGCAAACATAATCGATATGCCCCTTATCCTTTGCACACCCATCAGTTCTTTGAGATGAACTATATGTTGCAAGGACACGCTGATGAAACGGTTAACGGTCAGCGCGTCCACCTGTCACAAGGCGACGTGCTGCTACTGGATATTGGAAGTGAGCATTCCATTGATGCGTTAGGCGACAACGATTTGCTGATCAACATTTTGTTTCGCGATCGCAATATTTCTATCGATTTCCTCAACCAGATTCAAAGTCAGCAAAGTGTGCTTTATGATTTCATGATTAATCATTTACGTAAGCAAAAAACCAAGCAGCGGTATGTTCTGTTTCGCAATGGTTTTCATGACATTCAAATCACACTTGAGCGCATCATTGAAGAATATTTCCGCCCGCGCGCGTTTTCGGATACGATCATTCAGTCCGAGTTAACGGTTCTGATAGCGGAACTGATTCGGGGGCATCAACCAACCATCAAGGATCCTTCGCCATCGCAAAAGCTTGCGGTCAAATTGCTTAACGATATCCACGAACATTATCGGGACTTGTCGCTTGAAGATTTAGCCAATAAATACGCTTATAACAAAAACTACCTTGGTAATCTGTTCTCAAAAGAAGTTGGCAAGACCTTTTCCGAAGCACTGACGCAAGAACGACTCATCAATGCGCGCCGCTTGATTCAGAACACCAAGAAGCCCATTAGCGAGATCTGTCTTGAAGTCGGTATCAGTAATAAAAGCTTCTTTTACCACAAATATCACGCGCTATTCGGCAAT
- a CDS encoding MFS transporter, whose amino-acid sequence MASEKSSLKSTIRVSITNFLDSGSIVAGASGLTLWTQHFGLSSFQVGLLGALSANAFGAALGALIGGPLSDKFGRKLIYTYDMLVYMVGTILVMFALNFPMLLAGFLVTGLAVGAGVPASWTYISETSQDDNRAKNIGVSQFAWSLGPAVIFILGTVLAPLGLFGNRILFGLLTVIAFIAWLLQRGLGESKAWQDQKAFEKSSGEKSHPYRTLFSNKTSLKWLCFLVGVYMFWNLVAGAMGFFMPYVYETAGGLSNQEANLLQAVLWVLTALATYFGFAKYGDKANHRIFFFVGAAMAAASWIVLTYAGMAQSWSLWAFVALWGISAGIGAQAWYALWATELFPTQFRAGSQGVMFFLVRASAGVWSIIFPAILNSLGFTVAGTFMIGLLLVSLVIGTIWTPKTRGKSLEEITREQYGDKFLTDDEKSKADRDTAAKDTGSERVSPQSIN is encoded by the coding sequence ATGGCTTCAGAGAAAAGCTCGTTGAAATCCACCATTCGTGTTTCAATCACGAATTTTCTGGATTCAGGCAGTATTGTTGCCGGTGCTAGCGGCTTGACACTGTGGACGCAGCATTTTGGACTCAGCAGTTTTCAAGTCGGCTTATTAGGCGCCTTGTCAGCCAACGCATTTGGCGCAGCGCTTGGTGCTCTCATCGGTGGGCCACTGTCTGATAAGTTTGGTCGTAAGTTGATTTACACCTATGACATGTTGGTTTATATGGTGGGCACGATCCTGGTCATGTTTGCCCTTAACTTCCCAATGTTACTGGCAGGATTTCTCGTAACTGGCTTAGCAGTCGGCGCCGGTGTTCCTGCAAGTTGGACTTATATTTCCGAAACGTCACAAGATGACAATCGAGCAAAGAATATTGGTGTATCACAGTTTGCATGGTCATTGGGACCGGCAGTTATTTTCATTCTCGGGACCGTTCTTGCACCACTTGGTCTGTTTGGTAACCGGATATTGTTCGGATTGCTGACTGTGATTGCCTTCATTGCTTGGCTCTTGCAACGTGGACTTGGTGAATCAAAAGCATGGCAGGATCAAAAGGCGTTTGAAAAGAGCTCCGGTGAAAAGTCGCATCCTTATCGCACCTTGTTCTCGAATAAAACCTCACTTAAATGGCTATGCTTCCTAGTCGGTGTTTACATGTTCTGGAACTTGGTAGCCGGCGCGATGGGCTTCTTCATGCCATATGTTTATGAAACTGCTGGCGGTCTGTCCAATCAGGAAGCCAACTTACTGCAGGCCGTGCTTTGGGTCCTCACCGCCTTGGCAACATATTTTGGATTTGCCAAGTACGGCGACAAAGCGAACCATCGAATTTTCTTCTTCGTTGGCGCCGCAATGGCCGCAGCATCTTGGATCGTATTGACCTACGCCGGCATGGCTCAGTCATGGAGCTTATGGGCGTTCGTAGCATTGTGGGGAATTAGCGCAGGAATCGGTGCCCAAGCATGGTATGCATTATGGGCAACCGAACTCTTCCCGACCCAATTCCGCGCTGGCTCACAAGGCGTGATGTTCTTCCTGGTTCGTGCCAGTGCCGGTGTTTGGTCCATTATTTTCCCGGCAATTCTCAACAGCCTCGGCTTCACCGTTGCCGGAACTTTCATGATCGGACTGCTATTAGTATCACTTGTCATTGGCACGATCTGGACGCCTAAGACGCGTGGCAAGAGTCTTGAAGAAATCACCCGCGAACAATATGGGGACAAGTTCTTAACTGACGATGAAAAGAGCAAAGCCGACCGCGACACAGCAGCAAAAGACACCGGCAGCGAGCGCGTTTCACCGCAGTCAATTAATTAA
- the rhaB gene encoding rhamnulokinase gives MKAYVAVDIGASSGRLMLGAIVDGQLKLTEVHRFKNGFKNEAGHDRWQIDHIIDEIFAGLEKVKKMGYTAVDLGIDTWAVDYVLVGNDGKKMHDPVSYRDARTNQAVRQLTSELPKSYIYEKTGIQFQDFNTLYQLYTEERDDLAKADKILMIPDYIGYVLTGNAVTEVTNASTTQMLNLRQGLFDKDLLKEVNVAQDQFPALVESGTPLGKISHKWHVKYDIPETDVITVATHDTASAVVGTPGFGNHWAFLSSGTWSLLGAELNTPENGQDAFKENYTNEWGAYGTYRFLKNIMGLWIVQCIKRELNDQYSFKELAEMADKVAPFRVFIDINDKRFENPANMIKELQDYVAETGQAKLETPGELTRAVYENLALYYANEIHKLSTIIADPIDTLNIVGGGSNVTLMNQLTADLANVKVVAGPSEATAIGNLLVQMITTGAVKDVVAGRKLIKASFDLKTYEPDSSAYPDVFAKYKAFMKTVKVQTAKEAV, from the coding sequence ATGAAAGCATACGTAGCAGTTGATATCGGCGCATCAAGCGGGCGGCTCATGCTGGGTGCAATTGTCGATGGTCAACTGAAACTAACTGAAGTTCATCGATTCAAAAACGGCTTCAAAAACGAAGCAGGGCATGATCGGTGGCAAATCGACCATATCATTGATGAAATTTTCGCCGGCTTGGAAAAAGTCAAAAAGATGGGCTATACCGCAGTGGACTTAGGAATTGACACTTGGGCCGTTGACTATGTCCTTGTCGGTAATGATGGCAAGAAAATGCACGATCCTGTTAGCTATCGAGATGCACGCACGAATCAGGCAGTACGGCAACTGACATCTGAGCTTCCAAAATCCTACATTTATGAAAAAACCGGCATCCAATTCCAGGACTTCAACACACTTTATCAGCTTTACACTGAAGAGCGCGATGATCTTGCTAAAGCCGATAAGATTCTGATGATCCCAGACTACATTGGTTATGTCCTGACCGGCAATGCCGTCACCGAGGTAACCAACGCCTCAACCACGCAAATGCTCAATCTGCGGCAGGGACTTTTTGATAAAGATTTACTCAAAGAAGTCAATGTTGCGCAAGATCAGTTCCCGGCATTGGTTGAATCCGGAACGCCGCTTGGCAAGATCAGTCATAAATGGCATGTGAAATACGATATTCCGGAAACCGATGTCATTACCGTCGCCACGCATGACACTGCGAGTGCGGTTGTTGGTACGCCGGGATTCGGCAATCATTGGGCCTTCTTAAGTTCCGGTACCTGGTCGCTGCTAGGGGCGGAACTCAACACTCCGGAAAATGGTCAGGATGCCTTCAAGGAAAATTACACCAATGAATGGGGCGCTTATGGTACCTATCGCTTTTTGAAGAACATCATGGGCTTGTGGATTGTGCAATGTATCAAACGCGAGCTGAACGATCAGTATAGCTTCAAAGAGTTGGCGGAAATGGCTGACAAGGTAGCGCCATTCCGCGTCTTCATTGATATCAATGACAAGCGGTTTGAAAATCCCGCTAACATGATTAAAGAACTACAGGATTATGTGGCTGAAACCGGACAGGCCAAGCTGGAAACGCCAGGTGAACTGACGCGGGCAGTTTATGAAAATTTAGCTCTTTATTATGCCAACGAGATTCACAAGCTCAGCACCATTATTGCCGATCCAATTGATACGCTGAACATCGTAGGCGGAGGTTCGAATGTAACCTTAATGAACCAACTGACAGCTGATCTCGCAAATGTCAAAGTGGTCGCGGGTCCAAGCGAGGCCACAGCAATTGGTAATCTGCTCGTTCAGATGATTACGACCGGCGCTGTTAAAGATGTTGTCGCCGGGCGCAAGCTAATTAAGGCATCGTTTGATTTGAAGACTTATGAACCGGATTCATCCGCTTATCCGGATGTATTCGCTAAATATAAGGCATTTATGAAAACAGTCAAGGTTCAGACAGCTAAGGAGGCGGTTTAG
- the rhaM gene encoding L-rhamnose mutarotase, giving the protein MKRIGQVMYVYPDKYEEYEKRHRELWPEMKAALKEYGATNYSIYLNKANGELFAYLEVPDVAKYNEIANTDICKKWWAYMEPLMKTNPDNSPVADDLHEVFHLD; this is encoded by the coding sequence GTGAAGCGTATTGGGCAAGTCATGTACGTTTATCCCGATAAATACGAGGAATATGAGAAACGGCATCGCGAACTGTGGCCAGAAATGAAAGCAGCCCTGAAGGAATATGGCGCCACTAATTATTCTATCTATCTCAACAAGGCCAATGGCGAATTGTTTGCCTATCTGGAAGTGCCAGATGTTGCTAAGTACAACGAAATTGCCAATACTGACATTTGCAAGAAGTGGTGGGCGTATATGGAGCCGCTTATGAAGACCAACCCGGATAATAGTCCGGTCGCAGATGATCTCCATGAAGTGTTCCACTTGGATTGA